One Sparus aurata unplaced genomic scaffold, fSpaAur1.1, whole genome shotgun sequence genomic window carries:
- the LOC115578279 gene encoding uncharacterized protein LOC115578279 isoform X2, which produces MSKVQTLRVFMKQRLTAAAEEIFELFERTIAEYEEELCRQRKLLDAVTEPQVQLHGADVQQLLYKEEDPPEQQERSSSLDQEDPPELPHIKNEQEELWTHQEGEQLPGLEEADIKFTLTPVTVKSGEDDEEKPQSSQLHQRQTEQMETEADGEDCGGPEPDRNFNSVSNLQPVTDDGTSHCSEPEIDDNDSECETDDSSDWETRKPQVHSEEQGSSCSVCEAHENPQEEETIQLLSLRKSIFT; this is translated from the exons atgtctaaagtccaaacgctgagagtttttatgaagcagcgactaactgcggctgctgaagagatatttgagctgtttgaaagaacgatagcagagtacgaggaggaactgtgtcgacAACGGAAACTACTGGACGCTGTTACCGAGCCTCAGGTCCAGTTACACGGAGCAG acgtccagcagctgttgtaTAAAGAAGAGGAtcctcctgagcagcaggagaggagctccagtctggaccaggaggacccaccagagctgccacacattaaaaatgaacaggaggaactctggacccatcaggagggagagcagcttccaGGACTGGAGGAGGCTGATATCAAGTTCACACTCACTCCTGTCACTGTGAAGAGtggagaagatgatgaagagaaacctcagtcctcacagcttcatcaaagacagactgaacagatggagacagaagctgatggagaggactgtggaggaccagaaccagacagGAACTTCAATTCAGTTAGTAATTTACAGCCGGTTACTGATGATGGGACGTCACACTGCTCTGAACCCGAGATTGATGACAACGACTCTGAATGTGAGACTGATGACAGCAGTGATTGGGAGACCAGGAAACCTCAGGTCCATTCAGAGGAACAAGGTTCCAGCTGCTCAGT TTGTGAagcacatgagaacccacaagAGGAAGAAACCATTCAGTTGCTCAGTTTGCGGAAAAGCATTTTCACATAG
- the LOC115578279 gene encoding zinc finger protein OZF-like isoform X1, whose product MSKVQTLRVFMKQRLTAAAEEIFELFERTIAEYEEELCRQRKLLDAVTEPQVQLHGADVQQLLYKEEDPPEQQERSSSLDQEDPPELPHIKNEQEELWTHQEGEQLPGLEEADIKFTLTPVTVKSGEDDEEKPQSSQLHQRQTEQMETEADGEDCGGPEPDRNFNSVSNLQPVTDDGTSHCSEPEIDDNDSECETDDSSDWETRKPQVHSEEQGSSCSVCKKVFPSRSEVVKHMRTHKRKKPFSCSVCGKAFSHRGHLTSHLHVHTGEKPFSCSICGSKFTQKSSLNVHLKLHARGKPYTCSICQSSFSLRKHLKTHMSIHGGEKPFSCSVCGKGFGARSNLKAHMTVHTEDKPFSCKVCGQKFAEKGHVRVHMSSHTGEKRYSCSVCKKSFSRRYTIKRHKCVGESSQNT is encoded by the exons atgtctaaagtccaaacgctgagagtttttatgaagcagcgactaactgcggctgctgaagagatatttgagctgtttgaaagaacgatagcagagtacgaggaggaactgtgtcgacAACGGAAACTACTGGACGCTGTTACCGAGCCTCAGGTCCAGTTACACGGAGCAG acgtccagcagctgttgtaTAAAGAAGAGGAtcctcctgagcagcaggagaggagctccagtctggaccaggaggacccaccagagctgccacacattaaaaatgaacaggaggaactctggacccatcaggagggagagcagcttccaGGACTGGAGGAGGCTGATATCAAGTTCACACTCACTCCTGTCACTGTGAAGAGtggagaagatgatgaagagaaacctcagtcctcacagcttcatcaaagacagactgaacagatggagacagaagctgatggagaggactgtggaggaccagaaccagacagGAACTTCAATTCAGTTAGTAATTTACAGCCGGTTACTGATGATGGGACGTCACACTGCTCTGAACCCGAGATTGATGACAACGACTCTGAATGTGAGACTGATGACAGCAGTGATTGGGAGACCAGGAAACCTCAGGTCCATTCAGAGGAACAAGGTTCCAGCTGCTCAGTTTGCAAAAAAGTTTTTCCAAGCAGATCTGAAGTTGTGAagcacatgagaacccacaagAGGAAGAAACCATTCAGTTGCTCAGTTTGCGGAAAAGCATTTTCACATAGGGGACATCTGACTTCACACTTGCATGTCCACACGGGGgagaaaccattcagttgtTCTATCTGTGGTTCGAAATTCACACAAAAGTCGTCTTTGAATGTACACTTAAAACTTCATGCACGAGGAAAACCGTACACATGTTCAATTTGTCAGTCAAGTTTCAGTCTCAGAAAgcatctgaaaacacacatgagCATCCACGgtggagagaaaccattcagttgtTCAGTTTGTGGTAAAGGATTTGGAGCCAGGAGCAATCTGAAAGCGCACATGACTGTTCACACGGAGGACAAACCCTTCAGTTGTAAAGTTTGTGGTCAAAAATTTGCAGAAAAGGGACACGTCAGAGTACACATGAGTAGTCACACAGGGGAGAAACGATACAGTTGCAGcgtttgtaagaaaagtttcAGTCGCCGTTACACTATCAAAAGACACAAGTGTGTTGGTGAGAGCAGCCAAAATACATGA